From one Nitrososphaerota archaeon genomic stretch:
- a CDS encoding transcription elongation factor Spt5 has protein sequence MTAAVTGRIFAVKTTGGQEKSVANFVANRAQMRSTKVYSVLVFEGMKGYVFVEAPNAQIVGESISGVKHVKSQIPGIIQFQDIEKFLVTKSIITELNVNDKVEVIAGPFKGMQARITRIEAVRKEVTVILLDAPYQLPVTVDADYLKLIQKGGS, from the coding sequence ATGACCGCAGCGGTTACCGGCAGGATATTCGCTGTCAAGACCACAGGCGGCCAAGAGAAAAGCGTCGCCAACTTTGTAGCGAATCGCGCACAGATGCGGAGCACGAAGGTTTACTCAGTGCTTGTCTTCGAAGGGATGAAAGGTTACGTTTTCGTCGAGGCGCCTAATGCCCAGATAGTGGGTGAAAGCATCTCGGGCGTCAAACATGTGAAAAGCCAAATCCCCGGTATCATCCAGTTCCAAGACATAGAGAAGTTCCTCGTCACCAAATCAATCATCACTGAGCTAAACGTTAACGACAAAGTCGAAGTTATCGCAGGGCCATTCAAGGGAATGCAGGCGAGAATCACAAGAATCGAAGCGGTTCGAAAGGAGGTAACCGTGATCCTGCTCGACGCACCGTATCAGCTACCCGTTACAGTTGACGCTGACTACCTTAAACTCATACAGAAAGGCGGCAGCTAA
- a CDS encoding nicotinamide-nucleotide adenylyltransferase, which produces MKKKALSRGLFVGRFQPFHNGHLEAIRYILEKVDELIIVVGSAQHSHTDTNPFTAGERITMIRLALNGAKIAPAKYYVIPVPDVTMHSTWLAEVQSYVPSFDVVYSNEPLTRRLVKEANGRIESVPLIKREIFWATEIRRRMLLGEDWSDLVPKDVAGFIEQIGGVERIKDLLKKDFTVRDL; this is translated from the coding sequence TTGAAGAAGAAAGCGCTGAGTCGCGGTTTGTTCGTTGGAAGGTTTCAGCCGTTCCACAACGGTCACCTTGAAGCGATAAGGTATATTCTTGAAAAGGTGGATGAGCTAATTATTGTTGTTGGAAGCGCACAGCACAGCCACACAGACACTAATCCATTCACAGCGGGAGAAAGAATCACGATGATCAGGCTGGCCCTGAATGGAGCGAAGATTGCCCCTGCGAAATACTATGTGATCCCGGTGCCCGATGTCACAATGCACTCAACGTGGCTGGCTGAAGTCCAATCCTACGTTCCGAGTTTCGATGTAGTCTACTCTAATGAGCCGCTTACACGCCGCTTGGTTAAGGAGGCGAATGGCAGAATCGAATCTGTGCCTCTGATTAAGCGTGAAATCTTTTGGGCAACAGAGATTCGGCGACGAATGCTCCTAGGTGAAGACTGGTCGGATTTAGTCCCTAAGGACGTAGCCGGATTCATTGAGCAGATAGGTGGGGTTGAGAGAATTAAGGATCTGTTGAAGAAGGACTTCACCGTACGTGACCTCTAA
- a CDS encoding sn-glycerol-1-phosphate dehydrogenase: MDLPKSVLVGDGVIKELGEFLKNLGCRGTVHIISGPHVMLMVREVVEETLKNEGFAFRWSRIDSAKIEQSKLTGDYPSEQDGIILGLGGGRTVDIAKIVAFNSGHPFISIPTSASHDGISSPFASIKGSGKPYSIVTRSPLGIIADIDVISAAPFRLLASGCGDLIGKITAIKDWELARDDTGEYFGKYSASLARLSADIVIKEAEDIGRRKKESYRDVVEALISAGVAAGIAGTSRPCSGSEHLFAHALDVIGANTGLHGEKVGLGTILMAELHGVDWENIVKALECIGAPTKAKEIGLSDEDTVKAIVHAGEIRPDRYTILNKVKVDESKARSIARKTNVI, encoded by the coding sequence ATGGATCTTCCGAAAAGCGTCTTAGTCGGAGACGGCGTAATCAAGGAGCTAGGCGAATTCCTGAAAAACCTAGGATGCCGAGGAACCGTCCACATCATCTCAGGACCGCATGTAATGTTAATGGTTAGAGAAGTTGTAGAGGAGACTCTGAAGAACGAGGGCTTCGCCTTCAGATGGTCAAGGATAGATTCAGCTAAAATTGAGCAGTCGAAGCTAACTGGTGACTACCCCTCTGAGCAGGACGGCATCATACTTGGATTAGGTGGCGGAAGAACAGTCGATATAGCTAAGATCGTCGCCTTCAACTCAGGGCACCCCTTCATCAGCATCCCCACCAGTGCCTCCCACGACGGGATTTCAAGCCCCTTTGCCTCTATCAAAGGCTCAGGAAAGCCATACTCGATCGTCACACGTTCCCCGCTCGGAATAATCGCGGACATCGACGTTATCAGTGCCGCTCCCTTCCGCTTACTCGCCAGCGGCTGCGGCGATCTCATCGGAAAGATCACCGCGATAAAGGATTGGGAGCTGGCGAGAGACGACACAGGCGAGTACTTCGGCAAATATTCAGCCAGCCTAGCCCGTCTAAGCGCCGACATCGTGATTAAAGAGGCTGAAGACATCGGTCGCAGGAAGAAGGAGAGCTACCGCGACGTCGTAGAAGCCCTCATCAGCGCCGGTGTAGCCGCCGGAATCGCAGGAACCAGCCGTCCCTGCAGCGGCTCAGAGCATCTGTTCGCTCATGCGCTCGACGTCATCGGGGCTAACACCGGGCTGCACGGCGAAAAGGTGGGGCTGGGCACAATTCTGATGGCTGAGCTCCACGGAGTAGATTGGGAAAACATTGTTAAAGCTCTTGAATGTATTGGAGCTCCAACCAAGGCGAAAGAAATCGGTCTCAGTGATGAAGATACAGTGAAGGCGATTGTTCACGCAGGAGAAATCAGGCCTGACCGCTACACAATACTCAACAAGGTGAAAGTAGATGAGTCCAAGGCGAGAAGCATAGCGAGGAAGACAAACGTAATTTGA
- a CDS encoding peptidylprolyl isomerase, which yields MDKGSLVLVHMTARVKDTGEVIETTMSEDAKKLGVYDESRKYEPRLVAVGESWVLKGVDEALAKAEIGKKITVEVPPEKAFGARDPEKVRRIPLRKFGDKADELAVGDEVDVDNRIGLVRFIGSGRAQVDFNHRYAGKVLVYDLKPEKELTTSNEKIIALIRRRLPVEAEKISLDIKDGEATVKLPQDAYLAEGLQIIKRAASTDIFKHVSEISKVNFIETYETPKPKEAEKPAAEKPTKAAKKEGEEEKAAPEAEKAPAKKAPARKKAAPAAAKPE from the coding sequence TTGGATAAGGGTTCACTTGTTCTCGTCCATATGACCGCGCGAGTTAAGGATACTGGCGAGGTTATTGAGACAACTATGTCGGAGGATGCTAAGAAGCTCGGTGTCTACGATGAGTCCAGAAAGTACGAGCCTAGGCTTGTCGCGGTCGGCGAAAGCTGGGTTCTGAAAGGTGTAGATGAGGCTTTAGCTAAAGCAGAGATTGGAAAGAAAATTACCGTCGAGGTTCCGCCTGAGAAAGCATTTGGTGCCCGTGACCCTGAGAAGGTTAGACGCATACCGCTTAGGAAGTTTGGAGATAAGGCGGACGAACTCGCAGTCGGCGACGAAGTTGACGTTGACAACAGGATCGGTTTGGTCCGGTTCATCGGTTCAGGCCGGGCTCAGGTTGACTTCAACCACCGTTACGCCGGCAAAGTTCTCGTCTATGACTTGAAGCCGGAGAAGGAGCTAACAACCTCGAACGAAAAGATCATTGCGCTCATACGTAGAAGGCTGCCGGTAGAAGCTGAGAAGATATCACTTGACATCAAGGACGGCGAAGCTACAGTTAAACTGCCTCAGGACGCCTACCTAGCTGAAGGTCTACAAATCATAAAGCGAGCTGCTTCAACAGACATCTTCAAGCACGTCAGTGAAATAAGCAAGGTCAACTTCATCGAAACCTACGAGACGCCGAAGCCGAAGGAAGCTGAGAAACCAGCCGCTGAGAAGCCGACTAAAGCAGCGAAGAAAGAAGGAGAAGAAGAAAAGGCTGCACCGGAGGCGGAAAAAGCTCCTGCTAAGAAGGCACCTGCTAGGAAGAAGGCTGCACCGGCTGCAGCTAAGCCGGAGTAA
- a CDS encoding protein translocase SEC61 complex subunit gamma, which produces MGLGNFARSAVNTLKLARKSDWTEFSLYLKLVILGVGVVGTIGFIIQSIGAFFQLGIR; this is translated from the coding sequence ATGGGTTTAGGTAACTTTGCTCGATCCGCGGTAAACACATTGAAGCTTGCACGCAAGTCTGACTGGACAGAGTTCTCCCTATATCTGAAACTCGTCATCCTAGGCGTCGGAGTAGTGGGCACAATCGGTTTCATCATACAGTCAATTGGAGCCTTCTTCCAGCTGGGAATAAGGTAG
- a CDS encoding 50S ribosomal protein L11, which produces MGDRQTVASLVVGGEANAGPPLGPALGPLGVNVMMIVKEINEKTKDYSGMRVPVKVHVDTETKEFEVEVGVPTTSALVVKATGVPKGSGTPNTALVGDLKIDDLLKIARAKKEQSYGKTVKSIAREIVGSCVSMGVKVEGKDPREFQRELGEGKWDDKLPDA; this is translated from the coding sequence GTGGGAGATAGACAAACTGTCGCTTCACTAGTAGTCGGTGGCGAAGCTAACGCCGGCCCTCCGCTGGGTCCAGCCTTGGGTCCTCTCGGAGTGAATGTAATGATGATTGTGAAAGAGATTAACGAGAAGACCAAAGATTATTCTGGAATGCGAGTACCTGTAAAGGTTCACGTAGACACTGAGACGAAGGAGTTCGAGGTGGAAGTAGGTGTACCAACAACATCCGCATTAGTCGTGAAAGCTACAGGTGTCCCTAAAGGCTCAGGAACACCCAACACCGCTCTAGTCGGAGATCTGAAGATAGACGATCTTCTAAAGATCGCGCGTGCTAAGAAGGAGCAGTCATACGGCAAAACCGTGAAATCAATTGCACGTGAGATAGTGGGTTCCTGCGTAAGCATGGGCGTAAAGGTCGAAGGAAAGGATCCTCGAGAGTTCCAGAGGGAGCTCGGCGAAGGAAAGTGGGACGACAAACTACCTGACGCCTAG
- a CDS encoding alanine--glyoxylate aminotransferase family protein: MNLRKLIMLPGPTNVPDRVMVAMLNPVMGHRTPEFGVLMKGILDKSKQVFQTSCDVIVLTASGTGGVEAAITNIVKQGDKAVVAVYGEFGERAADLVKGSGAEAIKVESHYGDTPKIDQLEEAFEKNPKAKALVIVANETSTGCSFKQLKQAGDLAAKYGAYFIIDAVSNLGGEDVPFDKIGADVVATGSQKCLAAPPGLAMVAISEKAKKYITANPPALLYYNIPRYLKYAKELQTPFTPALPLYHALDEGLNMVLEEGLQQRIKRHTMCADAFYSGFKAMGLELFAKEAARSNTVIAVNYPKGTDDKQFRGTLDRDHRVVVAGGFGEYKGKVFRVGSMGEVSRYHVLTTISAVNQTLKELSGQVNNKDPAEVAKAKLAGL; encoded by the coding sequence ATGAACCTTCGAAAACTGATTATGCTTCCGGGCCCGACGAATGTGCCTGATCGAGTAATGGTTGCGATGCTGAACCCAGTTATGGGTCATAGAACGCCAGAGTTCGGTGTCCTAATGAAGGGGATTCTCGACAAGTCGAAACAGGTTTTCCAAACCTCATGCGATGTGATAGTGTTAACAGCATCTGGAACAGGAGGTGTCGAGGCGGCCATCACTAACATTGTGAAGCAGGGTGACAAGGCTGTTGTCGCAGTTTACGGCGAGTTTGGAGAAAGAGCAGCCGATCTCGTAAAGGGCAGTGGCGCGGAGGCCATTAAGGTCGAGTCACACTACGGCGACACCCCGAAGATCGATCAGTTAGAGGAGGCTTTTGAGAAGAACCCTAAGGCTAAGGCGCTCGTCATCGTTGCTAACGAGACCTCAACCGGATGCAGCTTCAAACAGCTCAAGCAGGCTGGAGACCTAGCAGCGAAGTACGGCGCCTACTTCATTATCGACGCGGTTTCAAACCTCGGAGGCGAAGATGTTCCGTTTGACAAGATCGGCGCAGACGTAGTTGCAACAGGGAGCCAGAAGTGCTTAGCTGCACCACCGGGGTTAGCTATGGTGGCTATCAGCGAGAAGGCGAAGAAGTACATCACAGCGAATCCGCCGGCTTTACTTTACTACAATATTCCTAGATACCTGAAGTACGCGAAGGAGCTGCAAACACCTTTCACCCCTGCGCTGCCGCTCTACCACGCGTTGGACGAGGGGTTGAACATGGTGCTTGAGGAGGGGCTGCAGCAGAGAATCAAACGGCACACTATGTGCGCGGACGCCTTCTACTCAGGCTTCAAAGCAATGGGGCTTGAACTCTTCGCAAAGGAGGCGGCTAGATCTAACACCGTAATTGCGGTCAATTATCCTAAAGGCACTGACGACAAACAGTTCCGCGGAACACTCGACCGTGATCACAGAGTCGTCGTTGCAGGCGGCTTCGGTGAGTACAAGGGGAAGGTCTTCCGAGTAGGCTCAATGGGTGAAGTGAGCCGTTACCACGTCTTAACAACAATCTCGGCGGTAAACCAAACCCTGAAGGAGCTATCAGGACAGGTTAACAACAAGGATCCTGCCGAGGTAGCAAAGGCGAAGCTAGCCGGGCTCTAG
- the coxB gene encoding cytochrome c oxidase subunit II codes for MVFPPPADQWWGLFYYFSTLGIIIGAVVITFLVTAAVKYRYKPGKPEPEDAPKPGTFPRDRGHLKYLFALSFVTLSIISTLVVGSFSAFHVLTTPPDKGLAIEVTGFQWAWGFKYPNGVETVSNLVVPVNQTIVFHVTSRDVKHKFGVPYFKTASDAIPGQMGEIWIKPTSTGSYDIRCYELCGVGHAGMVGTITVVSQDQFSKWLENATKK; via the coding sequence TTGGTCTTTCCGCCTCCTGCTGATCAGTGGTGGGGACTTTTCTATTACTTTTCGACTTTAGGTATAATCATCGGTGCTGTTGTCATAACTTTTCTTGTAACCGCCGCTGTCAAGTATAGGTATAAACCCGGTAAGCCTGAGCCTGAGGATGCTCCGAAACCCGGTACTTTTCCGAGGGATCGAGGACATTTGAAGTATCTTTTCGCGCTCTCCTTTGTTACTTTAAGCATTATCTCCACTTTAGTCGTCGGCTCGTTCAGCGCCTTCCACGTTCTCACTACCCCCCCTGACAAGGGTCTGGCCATCGAGGTGACCGGGTTCCAATGGGCTTGGGGCTTCAAGTATCCTAACGGCGTCGAGACTGTGAGTAACCTGGTTGTTCCTGTGAACCAAACTATTGTTTTTCACGTTACTAGCAGAGATGTTAAGCACAAATTCGGTGTCCCTTACTTCAAAACAGCCTCTGACGCCATACCGGGTCAAATGGGTGAAATCTGGATCAAACCCACTTCTACAGGAAGTTACGACATTAGATGCTATGAGCTATGCGGGGTTGGACACGCCGGTATGGTCGGCACGATCACCGTGGTAAGCCAAGACCAGTTCAGCAAGTGGCTTGAAAACGCGACTAAGAAGTGA
- a CDS encoding UPF0179 family protein yields the protein MTPSIYTLINPVIAKPGYSFEFLGVPEPCTSCRNLKVCLGKLQKGEFYSVTEVGKNKLDCPLIEGKAVVVQVKPSPRLLAVSRGQAVEGMTVTVTTNAGDGLPCGEECRCLPRYVKAGQRYIVQRVVKKGFECPYSSSRALVEVTPA from the coding sequence TTGACCCCCAGCATCTACACCCTCATCAATCCTGTCATTGCAAAACCCGGATACTCATTCGAGTTTCTAGGTGTCCCAGAGCCCTGCACAAGCTGCCGAAACCTCAAGGTCTGCCTTGGAAAACTCCAGAAAGGTGAGTTTTACTCAGTCACAGAGGTAGGAAAAAACAAGTTGGACTGCCCCCTGATCGAAGGAAAAGCTGTTGTGGTACAGGTTAAACCCTCCCCGAGGCTACTGGCCGTCAGCAGAGGCCAAGCAGTAGAAGGTATGACGGTAACCGTGACCACTAACGCGGGTGATGGTTTACCGTGCGGAGAAGAATGCCGCTGCCTCCCCCGTTACGTTAAGGCGGGACAGCGGTATATAGTTCAGCGGGTTGTGAAGAAGGGTTTTGAGTGCCCCTACAGTTCTTCCCGTGCGCTAGTTGAGGTTACTCCGGCTTAG
- the rtcA gene encoding RNA 3'-terminal phosphate cyclase, translating into MSETPLIEIDGSFGEGGGQILRTTVALSSILKKPVKVINIRAKRNNPGLRPQHIAAVKAVSQMCGAEVENLHLGASWISFKPSGRVESSLKFDVGTAGSVTLIMMVAIPAASMNGGCEMELIGGTDVKWSPTLDYFRYVVLPIYKLIGLDVEIEVVRRGFYPKGGGIVKIHAKPATTLAAVNITSKENPKPSAVSICAKLPRNVAERQMSSALNHLFESGVGWSDMKIEVEDAVSPGSSIVLYSVGADGPFIGADSIGEWGKPAEKVGKQVANLFLTEYRSGAPIDQHLGDIIVMPLFLAEGESKFRVSSVSQHMLTDLHVAGLLTDRRYAMERLKDGTTTVTIKAKE; encoded by the coding sequence TTGAGTGAAACTCCGCTCATCGAAATAGACGGTTCCTTCGGAGAAGGCGGTGGACAAATACTGCGCACCACCGTAGCCTTATCATCAATTCTGAAGAAACCGGTTAAAGTAATCAACATTCGAGCGAAGCGTAACAACCCCGGTCTGAGACCTCAACATATCGCGGCGGTCAAAGCGGTCTCGCAGATGTGCGGGGCTGAGGTTGAGAACCTTCACCTCGGCGCCAGCTGGATCAGCTTCAAACCCAGCGGTAGAGTAGAATCCTCGTTGAAGTTTGATGTTGGAACCGCGGGAAGCGTCACTCTAATCATGATGGTGGCAATCCCAGCTGCTAGCATGAACGGGGGCTGCGAGATGGAGCTCATTGGCGGTACAGACGTGAAGTGGAGCCCCACGCTGGACTATTTTCGGTACGTTGTTCTGCCAATCTACAAGCTAATAGGGCTAGATGTCGAGATAGAGGTTGTTAGACGCGGCTTCTACCCTAAAGGCGGCGGCATCGTAAAAATACACGCGAAGCCCGCTACAACGCTGGCCGCGGTGAACATCACCTCAAAAGAGAATCCCAAACCGTCAGCCGTCAGTATCTGCGCGAAACTTCCCAGAAACGTGGCGGAGCGGCAGATGAGCTCTGCTTTGAACCACCTCTTCGAGTCCGGTGTCGGCTGGAGCGACATGAAGATAGAGGTCGAGGACGCCGTGTCCCCCGGCTCATCAATCGTTCTGTACTCGGTGGGCGCAGATGGGCCGTTCATCGGAGCAGACTCCATCGGGGAGTGGGGTAAGCCTGCTGAAAAGGTTGGGAAGCAGGTTGCGAACCTCTTCTTAACCGAATACCGTTCAGGCGCACCGATAGACCAGCATCTAGGAGACATTATCGTAATGCCGCTGTTCCTAGCCGAAGGCGAGTCTAAGTTCAGAGTCTCATCAGTTTCGCAGCACATGTTAACAGATCTGCACGTAGCTGGACTACTCACAGACCGAAGATACGCGATGGAGCGTCTAAAAGACGGGACAACAACCGTAACAATCAAAGCTAAAGAGTAA
- a CDS encoding cbb3-type cytochrome c oxidase subunit I: MSETFSLKRWLTTTNHKDVGILYLVTSFYFLFFAGFLAMNFRVQLFSPNQSIFTASAYNQAVTTHGLMMILWVLSPMGFAFANYVVPIQIGARDMAFPRLNALSYWLYLFSGLLLVSSFFLPGGGADVGWTAYAPLNTTKYTPQVGMTVAAMALITLVASITMSTINFITTIARERAQGMTWSKMPLFTWGILYTVIMMLFAFPPLGAGLLLLLSDRILGTMFFTSNAGGDLLWENFFWFFGHPEVYILLAPALGILFEIVPAFSKRPIYGRKFILGAFALASVISFIVWGHHMFATTETALVKEIFSATSVAISLPFEIVTIYLIVTLLKGSIRLSTPMLFALGAIYMFIIGGITGVFNASIALDYQFRGSYWVVGHFHFVMGGTVIFALLGALYFWFPKITGRMYNEKLGKIHFFISAIGFTMIYFPMFFLFDMPRRIFTYPATAGWDFMNHIATIGGFTFGSIQLLLLANMLLSLRRGSPAGTNPWGGWTLEWLIPSPPPAQDFEVSPKIGSEEIVFPKGVSAELEDVEESYTPWPLTIAIGTTLGLLGVAMFLPLAILGLAVVLASLVGWFRDNLRGKFAAKAEGNGMWPFEKVSHEKLGTWVFITAEMMLFSMVVSGYVYVRSNSATWPSPLLVSNILTHLQGGTIAAPGGGEMVIHNIVLGTINTLVLVTSSLSMALALNAIKKGNMKGLKIGLLATFALGAAFMVIKGYEWAGLYAEGFTLTSGLPAASYYVTVGLHGAHVIAGLIVIAFLIAKSYKNGFTESYKGVENTGLYWHMVDVIWLFLFPLFYLL, encoded by the coding sequence TTGAGCGAAACCTTCTCTTTGAAACGCTGGCTGACCACTACAAACCACAAGGACGTGGGTATTCTCTACCTTGTAACCTCGTTTTACTTCCTGTTCTTCGCAGGCTTCCTTGCGATGAACTTCAGGGTTCAACTGTTCTCACCTAATCAGTCCATCTTCACCGCATCCGCCTACAATCAAGCTGTTACTACCCATGGGCTGATGATGATTCTCTGGGTTCTTTCCCCGATGGGCTTCGCCTTCGCGAACTATGTGGTGCCTATACAGATAGGCGCAAGAGACATGGCTTTTCCAAGGCTTAACGCGCTGAGCTACTGGCTCTACCTCTTCAGCGGGCTGCTTTTGGTATCGTCGTTCTTTCTGCCTGGGGGAGGTGCTGATGTTGGCTGGACCGCTTATGCTCCTCTCAACACAACCAAGTATACGCCTCAGGTGGGAATGACTGTAGCGGCGATGGCGCTTATTACGTTGGTTGCATCCATCACTATGAGTACTATCAATTTCATAACTACAATTGCTCGTGAAAGAGCTCAGGGAATGACGTGGTCAAAGATGCCTTTGTTCACTTGGGGAATCCTTTACACAGTCATTATGATGCTCTTCGCCTTCCCTCCGCTGGGGGCTGGACTTCTATTACTTCTATCCGATAGAATTCTGGGTACCATGTTCTTCACTTCCAATGCGGGTGGAGATCTCCTGTGGGAAAACTTCTTCTGGTTCTTCGGTCATCCTGAAGTTTACATTCTCTTAGCTCCTGCTCTCGGAATCCTATTCGAAATTGTTCCGGCCTTCTCGAAAAGGCCGATTTATGGGCGGAAGTTCATCCTAGGCGCGTTCGCCTTAGCCTCGGTAATCAGTTTCATAGTCTGGGGTCACCACATGTTCGCTACAACCGAAACCGCTCTAGTGAAGGAGATCTTCAGCGCCACCAGCGTGGCTATTTCTCTACCTTTTGAGATCGTTACGATATATCTTATTGTGACTCTACTAAAAGGGTCGATACGGCTCAGTACCCCGATGCTGTTCGCGCTGGGCGCCATCTACATGTTCATCATTGGTGGCATCACCGGTGTTTTCAACGCTTCAATAGCCCTTGACTACCAGTTCCGTGGAAGCTACTGGGTTGTAGGTCACTTCCACTTCGTCATGGGTGGCACAGTCATCTTCGCTCTCCTAGGCGCGCTTTACTTCTGGTTCCCAAAGATAACTGGTAGAATGTATAATGAAAAATTAGGCAAGATCCACTTCTTTATCTCGGCAATAGGCTTCACTATGATCTACTTCCCAATGTTCTTTCTGTTCGATATGCCTAGACGTATCTTCACGTACCCAGCTACAGCCGGGTGGGACTTCATGAATCACATTGCGACAATAGGGGGATTCACCTTTGGAAGCATACAGCTTCTACTGCTTGCGAATATGCTGCTAAGCCTGAGGCGTGGATCACCCGCTGGAACTAATCCGTGGGGCGGTTGGACGCTCGAGTGGTTGATTCCGTCTCCGCCTCCTGCGCAGGATTTCGAGGTTTCGCCAAAGATTGGAAGTGAGGAGATTGTCTTTCCGAAGGGCGTCTCAGCGGAGTTGGAAGATGTAGAGGAGAGTTACACTCCGTGGCCCTTGACGATAGCGATCGGTACTACGCTGGGACTGTTAGGTGTGGCTATGTTTCTTCCGCTCGCTATACTGGGTCTCGCCGTGGTTCTAGCTTCTTTGGTAGGCTGGTTCAGAGACAATCTTAGAGGCAAATTCGCTGCGAAGGCTGAAGGAAACGGGATGTGGCCGTTTGAAAAGGTTTCTCACGAGAAGCTTGGGACGTGGGTCTTCATAACCGCGGAAATGATGCTTTTCAGCATGGTGGTCTCCGGGTACGTCTACGTCAGATCTAACAGCGCCACTTGGCCCTCGCCTCTACTTGTATCAAATATACTTACGCATCTCCAAGGCGGCACTATCGCAGCTCCCGGTGGCGGCGAGATGGTCATCCACAATATAGTGCTCGGTACGATAAACACGCTCGTCCTCGTCACCAGCAGTCTTTCAATGGCTCTCGCTCTGAACGCTATAAAGAAGGGGAACATGAAGGGGTTGAAAATCGGGCTGTTAGCGACCTTTGCGCTTGGCGCCGCCTTTATGGTGATTAAAGGCTACGAATGGGCAGGATTATACGCTGAAGGTTTCACATTAACAAGCGGTCTTCCAGCGGCCAGCTACTACGTTACAGTTGGTCTGCACGGTGCTCACGTTATAGCCGGCTTAATTGTAATAGCCTTCCTGATAGCTAAATCGTACAAAAACGGTTTTACCGAGTCTTACAAGGGAGTTGAAAACACCGGGCTGTATTGGCACATGGTGGATGTCATTTGGCTTTTCCTATTCCCCCTGTTCTATCTGCTATAG